One stretch of Coriobacteriia bacterium DNA includes these proteins:
- the cobT gene encoding nicotinate-nucleotide--dimethylbenzimidazole phosphoribosyltransferase: MNPTEWEMAVLEAVRAVEAVDGDFERLAWERLDSLTKPPRSLGRLEELAARVAVIQRDVRPDVSTKAVVLMAGDHGVVAQGVAAYPQSVTAQMVANFATGGAAISQLASHAGARLVLVDVGVAADVSNVPGVRDVKIAWGTKDMTEGPAMTREEASRAFMAGVDIARELAAEGVRLIATGEMGIGNTTAAAAVTSALTGARPEDVVGPGTGLGADGVARKTDAVRRALAVNAPDASDPLGVVASVGGLEIAGLAGVIVGGAAAGVCVISDGFISGAATLVAVRMCPACAGYVLPSHRSAEPGHRVVLEALGLEPVFDLDMRLGEGSGAALAMSIVEAACRVMSGMATFGEAGVSTRED, encoded by the coding sequence GTGAATCCGACCGAGTGGGAGATGGCCGTGCTCGAGGCCGTGCGCGCCGTCGAGGCGGTGGACGGGGACTTCGAGCGGCTGGCGTGGGAGCGACTGGACTCGCTCACGAAGCCGCCGCGCAGCCTCGGCAGGCTCGAGGAACTCGCCGCGCGCGTCGCCGTGATCCAGCGCGACGTGCGGCCCGACGTCTCCACCAAGGCCGTCGTGCTCATGGCGGGCGATCACGGTGTGGTGGCGCAGGGCGTCGCCGCGTACCCGCAGTCGGTCACGGCCCAGATGGTCGCGAACTTCGCCACCGGGGGCGCTGCGATATCCCAGCTCGCCTCGCACGCGGGTGCGCGGCTCGTGCTCGTCGACGTCGGCGTGGCGGCGGACGTCTCGAACGTGCCCGGCGTCCGCGACGTCAAGATCGCCTGGGGGACGAAGGACATGACCGAGGGACCGGCGATGACCCGCGAGGAAGCTTCGCGGGCCTTCATGGCCGGAGTGGACATCGCTCGCGAACTCGCCGCCGAAGGTGTGCGCCTGATCGCGACGGGTGAGATGGGCATCGGGAACACGACCGCGGCGGCGGCGGTGACTTCCGCGCTGACCGGCGCCCGACCGGAGGACGTCGTAGGTCCCGGGACCGGGCTCGGCGCCGACGGCGTCGCGCGCAAGACCGACGCGGTGCGTCGCGCGCTCGCCGTCAACGCGCCCGACGCGAGCGATCCCCTCGGTGTGGTCGCGAGCGTAGGAGGCTTGGAGATCGCCGGTCTCGCGGGCGTCATCGTCGGTGGAGCGGCCGCGGGTGTGTGTGTCATCAGCGACGGGTTCATCTCCGGCGCGGCGACGCTCGTGGCCGTGAGGATGTGTCCCGCGTGTGCGGGATACGTGCTTCCCTCACACCGCTCGGCCGAGCCGGGTCATCGGGTCGTGCTCGAGGCGCTCGGTCTCGAACCCGTCTTCGATCTCGACATGCGCCTCGGAGAGGGGAGCGGCGCCGCCCTGGCGATGTCGATCGTGGAGGCGGCGTGTCGGGTCATGAGCGGCATGGCGACGTTCGGCGAGGCCGGCGTGAGTACGAGAGAGGACTGA
- a CDS encoding site-2 protease family protein, which produces MSLLLERGLLFVLVIPAIVFHEVAHGWAAWRLGDPTAKTSGRLSLNPLRHIDPFGTVLLPLLLAFMGLPVIGYAKPVPIDPRYFRDYRKGMLITGLAGPVTNLALATVAGVVVRTTVWMPGAAAIVPLVAYQFAMVNLVLMFFNLIPVPPLDGSRVLPVFLSDRAMRSYHRMERYGILIVFAFIWLAPRLLGFSPIEAYLSVTVDPLLRLLSGV; this is translated from the coding sequence TTGTCGCTGTTGCTCGAACGCGGGCTGCTCTTCGTCCTGGTCATCCCCGCGATCGTCTTCCACGAGGTCGCGCACGGTTGGGCAGCATGGCGCCTGGGGGATCCGACGGCGAAGACCTCGGGGAGGCTCTCGCTCAACCCGTTGCGCCACATCGACCCGTTCGGGACGGTGCTGCTGCCGCTCCTCCTCGCGTTCATGGGCCTTCCCGTGATCGGATACGCCAAGCCCGTACCGATCGATCCGCGCTACTTCCGCGACTATCGGAAGGGCATGCTGATCACCGGACTGGCGGGGCCGGTGACGAACCTCGCGCTCGCGACCGTCGCAGGCGTCGTGGTGCGCACGACCGTCTGGATGCCCGGCGCGGCGGCGATCGTCCCGCTCGTCGCGTACCAGTTCGCCATGGTCAACCTCGTACTGATGTTCTTCAACCTGATACCGGTCCCCCCGCTCGACGGCTCGCGCGTGCTGCCCGTCTTCCTGTCGGACCGCGCCATGCGTTCCTACCACCGGATGGAGAGGTACGGCATCCTGATCGTCTTCGCTTTCATCTGGCTCGCACCGCGCTTGCTGGGTTTCAGCCCTATCGAAGCCTACCTGTCCGTGACCGTCGATCCTCTGCTGCGCCTACTGTCCGGGGTCTGA
- the cobS gene encoding adenosylcobinamide-GDP ribazoletransferase, which translates to MRDLAAALGLLTVVPVPTRMTEKLVVKPAAWFPLVGLFLGACGWTLAVGLQAVSRLGSLPHGAPLTVAALVVASWCLLTRFLHWDGLADVADGAWASSDPSRRLEVMADSHTGAFGATAVALVAIVQVAAASEAIASGRLAVLIAAPVLGRLAATFGAWLGTPARPSGLGASVLGRPRAVDVLVTCVTLAACAFVYAAAGGGWLAPTAGALAAPVLPHLLARRFGGVTGDVLGASVLLTETVVLVVVAVLG; encoded by the coding sequence GTGCGCGACCTGGCCGCCGCTCTCGGTCTGCTCACCGTCGTGCCCGTTCCCACCCGGATGACGGAGAAGCTGGTCGTGAAGCCCGCCGCATGGTTCCCACTCGTCGGACTCTTCCTCGGTGCGTGCGGATGGACTCTCGCGGTCGGGCTGCAGGCCGTCTCGCGGCTCGGCTCCCTGCCGCACGGTGCGCCCCTGACCGTCGCCGCTCTCGTCGTCGCTTCGTGGTGCTTGCTCACGAGGTTCCTGCATTGGGACGGCCTGGCCGACGTGGCCGACGGGGCATGGGCGTCTTCCGATCCGTCCCGACGGCTCGAGGTCATGGCGGACAGCCACACGGGCGCCTTCGGAGCGACGGCGGTCGCCCTCGTTGCGATCGTGCAGGTCGCAGCTGCGAGCGAGGCTATCGCGTCCGGGAGACTCGCCGTGCTCATCGCCGCTCCCGTTCTCGGGAGGCTCGCCGCGACCTTCGGGGCGTGGCTCGGGACCCCGGCGAGGCCCTCCGGGCTCGGAGCCTCGGTGCTCGGACGACCCCGCGCGGTGGACGTGCTCGTGACGTGCGTCACGCTCGCCGCCTGCGCGTTCGTGTACGCGGCCGCCGGTGGCGGGTGGCTCGCTCCCACAGCGGGCGCGCTCGCGGCCCCGGTCCTCCCGCACCTGCTGGCGAGACGGTTCGGCGGGGTGACAGGAGACGTCCTGGGCGCCAGCGTCCTGCTCACCGAGACCGTCGTGCTCGTCGTAGTCGCGGTGCTCGGATGA
- a CDS encoding bifunctional adenosylcobinamide kinase/adenosylcobinamide-phosphate guanylyltransferase has protein sequence MSLVVLTGGARCGKSAAAECLAAASTGRVVVAVGGRVLDDPEMVRRVERHLADRPGRFETLEIDDVVAFGAALPTGCCLVVECLGTMVSSLMEALAVGQDARIPLGADVFADGRYERDAADAVDALVEALVARVEDTVVVTNEVGSGIVPVHPSARLFRDVLGRANRRLVDAADAAYLVVAGRCVDLRALPAEPAWPSASPEEST, from the coding sequence ATGAGCCTCGTCGTCCTCACCGGCGGAGCGCGGTGCGGCAAGTCGGCCGCCGCGGAATGCCTCGCCGCCGCTTCTACCGGTCGCGTGGTCGTGGCTGTGGGAGGGCGCGTGCTCGACGATCCGGAGATGGTCCGCCGGGTGGAGAGGCACCTCGCCGATCGTCCGGGGCGGTTCGAGACGCTCGAGATCGACGACGTCGTCGCGTTCGGCGCCGCCTTGCCGACCGGATGCTGTCTCGTGGTCGAGTGTCTCGGCACGATGGTCTCGTCGCTGATGGAAGCTCTCGCGGTCGGTCAAGACGCACGGATCCCGCTCGGTGCGGACGTCTTCGCCGACGGGCGGTACGAACGAGACGCCGCCGACGCCGTCGATGCTCTCGTCGAAGCGCTGGTCGCGCGAGTCGAGGACACCGTCGTGGTCACGAACGAGGTCGGTTCGGGCATCGTGCCCGTTCACCCCTCGGCTCGGCTCTTCCGAGACGTCCTCGGTCGGGCGAACCGCAGACTCGTGGATGCCGCCGACGCCGCGTACCTCGTCGTCGCCGGGAGATGTGTGGACCTGCGGGCGTTGCCCGCTGAACCGGCGTGGCCGAGCGCCTCGCCCGAGGAATCGACGTGA
- a CDS encoding segregation/condensation protein A, whose amino-acid sequence MSYRVSTEVFEGPFDLLLHLVGRQKVDVREVSVAAIADEYLEHIGRMTTLDLDVASDFLLVAATLLEIKAHSMLPSDEPWEGDFEDISPEDARELLVARLLAYKSFKNAAAELAARHEAESHMHPRAAGIEEPFLRLMPDYLEGVSLRQLALTCEELLRRREVFLLQAEHVASMPISLEEHVERIARSIAERRKVLFSELLASDPRPEVLVVTFLAVLELYKRGSAGLRQDEEFGDIEVVACDVAGAA is encoded by the coding sequence GTGTCGTATCGTGTGAGCACAGAGGTCTTCGAGGGGCCTTTCGACCTGCTCCTGCATCTCGTCGGCCGCCAGAAGGTGGACGTGCGCGAGGTCTCCGTCGCCGCGATCGCCGACGAGTACCTCGAGCACATCGGGCGCATGACCACCCTCGACCTCGACGTGGCGAGCGATTTCCTGCTCGTCGCCGCGACGCTGTTGGAGATCAAGGCGCACAGCATGCTCCCCTCGGACGAGCCTTGGGAAGGGGACTTCGAGGACATCTCGCCTGAGGACGCGCGCGAGCTGCTGGTCGCGCGTCTGCTGGCGTACAAGAGTTTCAAGAACGCAGCGGCGGAGCTGGCCGCGCGCCACGAGGCGGAGTCGCACATGCACCCGCGGGCCGCCGGGATCGAGGAGCCGTTCCTTCGGCTGATGCCCGACTACCTCGAAGGCGTCAGCCTGCGCCAGTTGGCCCTCACGTGCGAGGAGCTGCTGAGGCGCCGCGAGGTCTTCCTGCTTCAGGCCGAGCACGTGGCGTCGATGCCCATCAGCCTGGAGGAACACGTCGAGCGTATCGCCCGCAGTATCGCGGAGCGTCGCAAGGTGCTCTTCAGCGAACTCCTCGCATCCGATCCGCGCCCGGAGGTGCTTGTGGTCACGTTCCTCGCGGTCCTCGAGTTGTACAAGCGCGGGAGCGCGGGTCTTCGCCAGGATGAAGAGTTCGGCGACATCGAGGTCGTCGCCTGCGACGTGGCGGGTGCGGCGTGA
- the scpB gene encoding SMC-Scp complex subunit ScpB: protein MSGGLRGPIEALLFVSDEPVTVARLAEVLEVDEAEVGAELTELAEDYSTQDRGFQLREVAGGWRLYSHPAHHDAVERYVLSWDTRRLSQAALEALSIVAYRQPVTRQGVNAVRGVNSEGVVASLVEKGLVREVGRDRDAGNAVLYGTTRAFLEKFGLKDLSELPPLEEFSPDSETEQSIRDRLEALEGPSLPDDDIAEVD, encoded by the coding sequence GTGAGCGGCGGACTGCGAGGGCCGATCGAGGCGCTGCTCTTCGTGTCGGACGAGCCCGTGACCGTCGCGCGCCTCGCCGAGGTGCTCGAGGTCGACGAGGCTGAGGTAGGGGCCGAGCTGACGGAGCTGGCTGAGGACTATTCCACTCAGGACCGGGGCTTCCAGCTGAGAGAGGTCGCGGGCGGGTGGCGTCTGTACTCGCATCCGGCGCACCACGACGCCGTCGAACGCTACGTCCTCTCCTGGGACACGAGGCGCCTGTCTCAAGCCGCTCTCGAAGCTCTGTCGATCGTCGCCTACCGGCAGCCCGTGACCCGGCAGGGTGTGAACGCCGTGCGCGGCGTCAACAGCGAGGGTGTCGTCGCGTCCCTTGTGGAGAAGGGCCTCGTGCGCGAGGTGGGACGCGATCGCGACGCCGGGAACGCCGTCCTCTACGGCACGACGCGGGCATTCCTGGAGAAGTTCGGCCTGAAGGACCTGTCGGAGCTTCCGCCGCTCGAGGAGTTCTCGCCGGATTCGGAGACCGAGCAGTCGATAAGGGACCGACTCGAGGCACTGGAAGGGCCGTCGCTTCCCGATGACGACATCGCCGAGGTCGACTGA
- a CDS encoding pseudouridine synthase — MRLQKHLAAAGVASRRSAESLIFAGRVSVNGVVVSEPGTRIAPGEDDVRVDGVLVVEPVARSYLLLNKPPGYVTTLDDPHGRPTVADLLPESSARLFPVGRLDLETTGLLLLTDDGELAHRLMHPRFHVEKTYRAVVDGVPDADDLGSLQRGIVLDDGVTAPARVRLVSSGEGRSDVEIVIAEGRKRQVRRMFSHVGHPVRELCRVAYGPIALGSLTEGASRPLSDDEVAGLRAATDPSRRPE; from the coding sequence GTGCGGCTGCAGAAGCACCTCGCGGCCGCGGGCGTCGCGTCGCGCCGGAGCGCCGAGTCGCTGATCTTCGCCGGAAGGGTCTCGGTCAACGGGGTCGTGGTGAGCGAGCCGGGAACCCGCATCGCTCCGGGAGAGGACGACGTGCGCGTCGACGGCGTCCTAGTCGTCGAGCCCGTGGCGCGCAGCTATCTCTTGCTCAACAAGCCGCCGGGGTACGTCACCACCCTCGACGACCCCCATGGGCGTCCGACCGTGGCCGACCTGCTGCCCGAGTCCTCGGCGCGGCTGTTCCCGGTAGGGAGGCTCGACCTCGAGACGACGGGTCTGCTGCTGCTCACGGACGACGGGGAGTTGGCTCACCGGCTCATGCATCCGCGCTTCCACGTCGAGAAGACGTATCGCGCCGTCGTCGACGGCGTTCCCGACGCTGACGACCTAGGATCGTTGCAGCGCGGGATCGTACTCGACGACGGAGTGACCGCTCCGGCGAGGGTGAGGCTCGTCTCGTCGGGCGAGGGCCGCTCGGACGTCGAGATCGTGATCGCCGAGGGAAGGAAGCGCCAGGTGCGTAGGATGTTCTCGCATGTGGGCCATCCCGTGCGCGAACTCTGCCGCGTGGCGTACGGTCCGATCGCCCTCGGGAGTCTCACGGAAGGCGCATCGAGGCCGCTCTCCGATGACGAGGTGGCCGGTCTCCGCGCGGCGACGGACCCTTCCCGGAGGCCGGAATGA
- a CDS encoding histidine phosphatase family protein — MLLARHPETEANSQRRFVGRGDSPYTSAGAVQAAALGDCLRSWGPDAVLASPQRRALQAASLSGSVVTALDDLREIDFGAAEGLTYRETERAGIEMDHLGGPGTGEIAPGGETWDDFAARVARASAVVAHAGGRVAVVTHGGVVRALLTFWLGLPHQAAWGFAVPPASVATLTLHGPTGTLETFGLRPVLCPWQTDQA; from the coding sequence GTGCTGCTGGCCAGGCACCCGGAGACGGAAGCCAATTCACAGCGGCGTTTCGTCGGACGAGGAGACTCGCCGTACACCTCGGCGGGCGCCGTCCAGGCGGCGGCGCTGGGGGACTGTCTGCGTTCCTGGGGCCCGGACGCCGTGCTCGCAAGCCCGCAGCGCCGGGCGCTTCAGGCCGCGTCTCTGTCGGGATCGGTCGTGACGGCCCTGGACGACCTGCGCGAGATCGATTTCGGTGCGGCGGAAGGGCTGACCTACCGGGAGACGGAACGCGCCGGGATCGAGATGGACCACCTGGGCGGTCCGGGCACGGGCGAGATCGCCCCCGGGGGAGAGACGTGGGACGACTTCGCGGCCCGGGTCGCCCGCGCATCGGCGGTCGTCGCGCATGCCGGAGGCAGGGTCGCCGTCGTCACGCACGGAGGCGTCGTGCGCGCGCTACTGACGTTTTGGCTGGGACTGCCGCACCAGGCCGCATGGGGATTCGCGGTCCCTCCGGCGTCCGTGGCGACGCTGACGTTGCACGGTCCGACGGGTACTCTCGAGACCTTCGGTCTGCGTCCCGTTCTGTGTCCGTGGCAGACCGACCAGGCCTGA
- the trpS gene encoding tryptophan--tRNA ligase: MTKKRALTGYRPTGKLHLGHWFGNLQNMLRLQHDYDAYYFIADWHALTSDWADTTMVRSYSEEMVLDWLAAGLDPERCTIYRQSDVPEVAELTLYFEMLTPMGWLERVPSYKEQREQITDKDLGNAGFFLYPVLQAADIAIVLADVVPVGEDQLPHVELTREIVRRFNTTYGEYLREPASLIEREGARVPGTDGRKMSKSYGNAIFLSDTPEESAKKVAGMVTDPARKLKSDPGDPDVCPLQQIHKLVGDPAVVADFDARCRCAGVGCVEHKRVLGDDLNGYLSSFRQRRAQLASQPNLAWDVLEDGARRARAVGSEVVGACRRLVRIDGEG; the protein is encoded by the coding sequence ATGACGAAGAAGCGAGCACTGACGGGGTACCGTCCCACCGGCAAGCTGCACCTGGGTCACTGGTTCGGCAACCTGCAGAACATGCTGCGCCTGCAGCACGACTACGATGCGTACTACTTCATCGCCGACTGGCACGCGCTCACGTCCGACTGGGCGGACACCACCATGGTGCGCTCGTACAGCGAGGAGATGGTGCTCGACTGGCTCGCGGCCGGTCTCGACCCCGAGCGGTGTACCATCTACCGCCAGTCGGACGTGCCCGAGGTGGCCGAGCTCACCCTCTATTTCGAGATGCTGACCCCCATGGGGTGGCTCGAGCGCGTCCCCTCCTACAAGGAGCAGCGCGAGCAGATCACCGACAAGGACCTCGGCAACGCGGGCTTCTTCCTCTACCCAGTGTTGCAGGCGGCCGACATCGCGATCGTGTTGGCGGACGTCGTTCCCGTCGGCGAGGACCAGCTGCCCCACGTAGAGCTCACGCGGGAGATCGTCCGGAGGTTCAACACGACATACGGGGAGTACCTTCGCGAGCCCGCCTCGCTGATCGAACGCGAGGGAGCGAGAGTGCCCGGCACCGACGGCCGGAAGATGTCGAAGAGCTACGGGAACGCGATCTTCCTCTCCGATACGCCCGAGGAGAGCGCGAAGAAGGTCGCCGGCATGGTGACGGACCCCGCACGCAAGCTGAAGTCGGACCCCGGGGACCCGGACGTGTGTCCGTTGCAGCAGATCCACAAGCTCGTCGGAGATCCCGCGGTCGTGGCGGACTTCGACGCGCGCTGCCGGTGCGCCGGCGTCGGGTGCGTGGAGCACAAGCGCGTGCTGGGGGACGACCTCAACGGCTACCTGTCGTCCTTCAGGCAGCGCAGGGCACAGCTCGCCTCGCAGCCGAACCTCGCGTGGGACGTGCTGGAGGACGGAGCGCGACGCGCGAGGGCGGTGGGCAGCGAGGTCGTCGGCGCCTGTCGCCGTCTCGTGCGCATCGACGGCGAGGGGTAG